From a single Brassica oleracea var. oleracea cultivar TO1000 chromosome C5, BOL, whole genome shotgun sequence genomic region:
- the LOC106345056 gene encoding uncharacterized protein LOC106345056, with translation MDIIRRKELGELPSKSTLLKRLTHSRGSFSSPVYMDFSSHTSSSAVYKRVSAQRVSWWDIMDQSTVLKEFEQRSGLAISMQKTSFFASGMTEPELASIQASTGMTLGSLPFRYLGVPLNSRKLTLSNCEPLFQQVKSRFSSWPDSVWVQWFKEVILKGSVHNFWTTKPKQSFSWFVNKLLKLKDTIFPLVKLRIQNGESALFWFDNWTPFGSLSDHLSNSPSRLGIPPHATVSSLFRNGSWHLPPARIETQVQLQAYLMTITLTEDQDYYEWEINGQVSERFKTGELYAYLCAERADVQWSKAVWFSGGIPRHNFHTWLSVLDRIPTRDRLISWGIKVDANCLLCNSMPESRNHLFFSCSFSFQLWSKVASRLEIQPQRGWEDTLNQMTALHLQKSHRLLVLTAWQATAYWLWNERNARLHSNTFRSVDSIFKLLDRQLINKLQSFRELNPRRSSQMMQRWIRFA, from the exons ATGGATATCATAAGAAGAAAGGAGCTAGGAGAATTACCATCAAAGTCGACATTGCTAAAGCGTTTGACACACTCTCGTGGGAGTTTCTCTTCTCCTGTCTACATGGACTTCAGTTCCCACACCAGTTCCTCAGCCGTTTACAAGCGTGTATCTGCACAACGAGTTTCATGGTGGGATATAATGGATCAGTCAACG GTGCTTAAGGAGTTTGAACAACGCTCGGGTCTTGCTATCAGTATGCAAAAGACCAGCTTCTTTGCTTCCGGTATGACAGAACCTGAGCTAGCTTCAATTCAGGCCTCCACGGGCATGACTCTTGGATCGCTACCGTTTCGATACCTGGGGGTTCCTCTCAATTCCAGAAAGCTAACTCTATCCAACTGTGAGCCACTGTTTCAACAAGTGAAATCACGCTTCTCTTCTTG GCCTGACTCTGTATGGGTGCAATGGTTCAAGGAGGTTATCCTCAAAGGATCCGTTCACAACTTCTGGACCACCAAACCGAAGCAATCATTCTCTTGGTTTGTCAACAAGCTCCTAAAGCTTAAAGACACGATCTTCCCGCTGGTCAAGCTAAGAATACAGAATGGGGAATCAGCATTGTTCTGGTTTGACAATTGGACGCCATTTGGGAGCCTATCTGATCATCTCTCCAACTCGCCTTCACGTCTTGGAATACCGCCTCATGCCACTGTCTCCTCATTGTTCAGGAATGGATCTTGGCACCTTCCACCTGCAAGGATAGAGACACAAGTTCAACTTCAAGCTTACCTTATGACAATCACACTTACTGAAGACCAAGACTACTACGAGTGGGAGATCAATGGTCAGGTCTCAGAGCGATTCAAAACGGGGGAATTATATGCATACCTCTGTGCGGAAAGAGCAGATGTCCAATGGTCCAAGGCGGTCTGGTTCTCAGGAGGAATCCCACGACACAACTTCCACACTTGGTTATCGGTCCTGGATAGAATCCCAACACGAGATAGGTTGATAAGTTGGGGCATCAAAGTCGACGCAAACTGCCTCCTCTGCAACTCAATGCCAGAATCTAGGAATCATCTCTTCTTCTCTTGTTCCTTTAGTTTTCAGCTATGGAGCAAGGTCGCCTCAAGGCTAGAGATACAACCTCAGAGAGGCTGGGAGGACACTCTCAACCAAATGACTGCGCTTCACCTACAGAAATCGCATCGTCTCCTGGTACTAACGGCTTGGCAAGCAACGGCTTATTGGCTCTGGAATGAGAGGAATGCTAGACTGCACTCTAACACTTTCCGATCTGTCGATAGTATCTTCAAACTCCTTGATCGCCAACTGATCAACAAGCTTCAGAGCTTCAGAGAATTGAACCCTAGGAGATCCTCGCAGATGATGCAAAGGTGGATTCGCTTTGCATGA